taacagcatcctgcagtagtgtgaatTCTAAAACTGCTCAAATATGGTTTGTGATCCGAGTGGGTGGATTGAATTGATGTTAATTTGTTTGCTTCACTATGTTTATTTATGGCTACTACTTGTTCTGGGTCATGCATCTACACTTGGTGTGACTGTTGTGTACATGATCCCAAGCGTGTTGTAGTTTAGCATGGATTGATGATCTTGTATTGGAGAGTTCAAGGGCACATAGGCAGTGTGCTTGTATATCTAATCTGAGCAGTTGATTTCACCTGTAGCACTTCTACTTGAAATGTGATGATCCACGTGCAAACTATTTGCTCTTTATGGTATTCTTGGATTTGCCCTATTTCCGGTTAAGATAATATGTTAAATGCGGCCTTTTCAGATCACCAAAGACTTCTCGACAAGTTGGTGTTGTATGGCCTGGTTGAGCTCAAGGTTAACGGAGACGACAATTGTCAGGTCTACCTACCGGATTCAGTTTTGTGTTTACTTTTTGAGAATAGCATATTTAGCATCATTAGTACAAACCTGCTCTACTAGTACTTATCTCTTTCTAGATCTTTTTTAAGCAGTTTTGGGCATTGTCTAGTCAATTTTACCGAACTCCTGAACACCATAGATTTGTGCGGCAACAGGTGGTCAATCAGGTTAGCATTCTGAATTCAGGCATTCCATCCCCTCTCATAGTAAATTCACTGTTATTTTAACACTGACCCCCTTGCATAAACACCAGTGCAGCACAGCCATATGTACAAGAAGCAGAGCACATCAGTTCATGCTCGAGCCCCGAAGAAGGTAGTAATGTTTGGGTTTCCCCCAAGGATGTGGGGCACTATTTAAAGTATGTTAAATGCAGACAATGCTGttgatttatgagaattatttattTACCTAGTGGATCCCCAATTGTATATATGTCCCTATCAATGCAAATGCTGAGCCATGTTCCCTTTTTCTTTCTCTACATTATATTTTCACTACCTGAAGGGGTTAGTATGCTCCTTGTCTTTTTCATTGATATGCACCGGATTTTTTTTCTGTGTCATTCTTCTGAAGAATCTGAAGTTTCTGAACCTCTATTGGTAATGCTGCAGGGTTCTAGTGGTGATGCCAACAGTCGTCGAGAGGTTTGTGGACTGGACGGTGTCGTGGCTGCCGATGTATGGAGATGCGAAGATGTTGGTCGTCATCTATCTCTGGCACCCCAGCACACGAGTAAGCAGTCGATCAGACACCCCGAGCCTGAGAGATGATCAACATTTTAGATAGACTTGATTCGGTATGTGGCCAATTCTGAATCTGAATCTTAATGGTATTCAGATTTTAGGGTGCGGGGCACGTGTACGATGGCTTCCTCCATCCACTGGTGGCGTGGCATGAGGCCGACATCGACCGGGGCCTTCTTGAGCTGAAGGCTAGGGCGAGGGACATGACGGCGTCACAACTCAAGGCGGCGGCTGCCATCGGTCCAGTGTGGCTCGTTGAGGCTGCCCGCTATGTTTCATCGCAGATGCAGGCCGTGAGATCAGGTCGGGAAGGCGCCACACATTGACGAGTGAGCCAATTTTTGGATCGGACCATAACAACGTGTCTTAGTCTCTGACGTCTAGAAGTAGTGGTAAAGTTTTGAATTTGCATGGCAAGAACCACTTACATAGGTAGCTGACACACACAACACTGTGTTTACACTCTTACTTATGTAAAAGATATGAATTATACACGAGTTGCCTCTACAATGAGGAACTGTGATAGTAGATACGGCAATTGTGTGATAGAATTGAATTGATTGATTTTATTTTTTAAATTTCTAATaagttagtagtagcatggggaAAAACTGCTCGCTACTAGTActtaggatactagtagcgttggTATTGTAGACACACTACTACtatttcattagtagtagcgcaggcatgaaatagcagtagcgtgggtggcacacgctactactaacaaagttagtagttGCACGAgtttaacccacgctactgctaactattagctgtagggcgatactagtagcgcgggtacccgtgctgctagtagccattttacccaCGCTGCTAGTAGCCTTTCCTAGTAGTGACTTCTTGGCGGTAaaatacacgccgtaacacatcttctggtagtgcgagtAGTTCTACTTGGAggcggagagcacctcgctcaagtagtagaccgggtgctggacggcttggatctttcCCTTCTCTGGACACTCGACCACCACCATCGTGCTGATCGACCGCGAGGTGGAGGCAATGTAGACAAACAGCGGCTCCTTCTCGCTTGGTGCGGCCAGGACGGGGGCGGTGGAGAGCATATGCTTGAGATCCTGAAAAGCCTCGTCCACCTGGTCGTTCCATTCGAacggcgtcgtcttcttcatcaggtgatacaggggcaaggccctcttacccagccggctgagaaaccggctgaccgaggccaaataGCTGGTGAACTTATGGACATCgtgcagccgagccggcttgcgcatgcgcttgttggccttgatcttctcctggtTCGCCTCAATGTCACGCTCCGAGACGAGGAACTCAAGTATCTTTCCAGCCGGGACGTCGCAAATGCATTTCTCCGAGTTAAGCTTGACCCGGTACTCTCCCAGGTTAGCAAAGGTTTCCTTCAGGTCGTCCAGGACGTGagctgctgcttggt
The Triticum dicoccoides isolate Atlit2015 ecotype Zavitan chromosome 3A, WEW_v2.0, whole genome shotgun sequence genome window above contains:
- the LOC119272480 gene encoding receptor expression-enhancing protein 4-like; this translates as MADGGGAGGIVEDGAAGVAVETGPAIAVDLAADVVSAVRDGASSIGPVRDGAGSIGAVEPLESVGGGGGSDLIGTCAAQPYVQEAEHISSCSSPEEGSNVWVSPKDVGHYLKVLVVMPTVVERFVDWTVSWLPMYGDAKMLVVIYLWHPSTRGAGHVYDGFLHPLVAWHEADIDRGLLELKARARDMTASQLKAAAAIGPVWLVEAARYVSSQMQAVRSGREGATH